The genomic region CCAGCCGTAGGCGCCGTAGGCAGTCACGTGATCGGTAAGTTTGTACTCGCCGCGTACCATCGCGAACGTCGAGCTTGTATTCCAATACTCCCAAGGCATGCCGCCGTAGTTAGATGAGGCATCTGGCGCTGGCGGAACTTTTCCGTTCATAAGCGGCAGGAAGGGGGGAACGGGCCTAACCAAAGTAGGAAGTGATGAAGGAACCACGGTGATGAACCGTTGGACGCCTGTCAAATCATTCGCCTGATAACCGACGTCTGCAGAGAGGCGCAGCCGCTCGCCGCGATAATCGAGATTGAGAACGGCATCGCCCAACTCGTTGTGCTGATCGTCGATCGCGGTGTCGCCGGAGCCGTAGCTCCCATTGAACCGCACACCGAATTCTTTGCTCAGGCCGTAGCGTCGGGCGTAGTCGAGTTCAGTACCGACCAGCCCCTGAGATTGATAGGTCGTCGTGACCTGCGTGATCGGATCGTCAGGCGCCTGCTTCGTCACAAGATTGATGCTGCCGCCCACTGCGCCGCCCGGAGGCATGCCGTTCAAGAGCGCGCTCGGTCCTTTCAAAACTTCGATACGGTCGACGTAATTGGGTTGCGTGGTATAGGTGGGCGCGATGCCATAAAGCCCGTTCAATCCCATTTCGCCGGTATCGTAATAGAAGCCGCGAATGTAGAACGTATCCTGGCCATAACCCGCACTCGCGCTTTGGTTTGCGCGTACCGACGGATCATCCAACAAGACGTCCGCAACCGAGCGGGCCTGCTGGTCCTGAATCGTCTTCGCCGTAAAGCTTGTCTGATTGAAAGGCGTATCCATCACGCTTCGGTTGCCGAGCATTCCGAGCTGGCCGCCTGTCGCAACCTGACCACCTGCGTAGGCGACCGGCGGCGTCAGCGTGGACATTGGATTGGTCGCCGGCATCGCCGCGGCAGCAGCCGAGTCAGTCTGCACGGAACTGGCACTTTGCGGCAGAGAATTTGGCTTTTTCGACGCGACGGTTTTTTTCTTGGAAGGCGCCTTCTTCGTCGAAGTTACCTTGGCAGCTTCGACAGTGATCTGCGGCATCGGAATTGGATCAGCGGCAGGCGCTTGCGTGAAATCTTGCGGCGGTTCTTGAGCTGAAGCTTGAGACAGTGTGAGGACAGAACATACGAATCCGCACGCGCAAACGGCACGCCAAGCACTGTACACCTGAAACTCCTATTCCAATTCCACCCGTGACCGGAGCGGCTCGTGTCATTGCAAGGGGACGCCGATGGTCTCGCCTCCATTTGTATACTTTTATTGTAATGTTTCAATCTGATCGCTTGGCGACGTGCAAGACGCTCAGATCGTGGGTTCAATCGGCAACATTGCGACCTTTCGCCATCTTCGGAAAGTTGGCCCACCTGGAGCTTTGCGAAGGCCCGATCGATCTCGATGTCGCAATATGCCTTGCGCTTGGATTCATTCGTCGTTGGCCTGTACCCGGCGTTTACCGCTGAGCTGGTAGGCCAGCTTTTGACGTCAGCGGATGAACTGATTGACGAAATCTGCTCCGAGGCCGACCGCTTCGTAGTGCGCCCTGCACGCTTCGATCAGCTGGAAATTGTCCTCGACGAGAGTCACCTTGTCATTCTCGTCGATGTAGAGCGTCGGCCCCAGTATAAAGAAGACCGTTTGCATTTCCTCGCCGCTATCGCACGTGAGCGTGTGCGTCTCGCCTGGTGGTTCGAGAACATAAGAGCCTTCCGTGGCGCGCCACGTATGTTCCAGGTAGCGCCAACTTCCTTTGAGAACAAAGCCATGCACTGGCGATGGATGGCGATGACGAGAGAGCACGCCTCCCTTCTTCACGCGCAAAACTTCGCCGTGTGCGCCGGCGCTCATGTCGAAGAAGAGCGGACGAAACCAGACGTTGGGTTCGAGAAGCACCCAGATTCGCTCGTCCTGAGGGGGCGGCACCACAAGTTCAGGGATCATTCCTAGATGACCCAGCGCTGGCGGGTCGAACGTCACGTATTCCGTTTTTACCGGCGTAATGATTGTCATCGGTAACCTCCTCGGATTAGCGTTCGTTGAGAGGGATGATCGGATGGAACTCACCGCGGAAGTAGACGAGTGGATTGCCTCCCGGTGCACGCTTCAGCGCGACAACCTCTCCGATAACGATTTCATGGTCGCCTCCATCGTACGTTGCCCAGAGGCGACATTCGAAATTCGCGATCGCATCGGGGAGCACCGGGCACCCCAAGCCACCGCTGTGCCATTCGATACCGTGGAAACGATCGGCAACAGGCGCTGCGAACCGTTTGGCCAATTCCGCATGCTCATCTCGAAGAACGTTCACACAGAAAGTGCCGCTGCTTTTCACGAGATCGATGCTGGCGGCGCCCCTTCGGACGCTATAGAGAACCAATGGCGGCGCCAGACTCACGGATTGGAACGAAGATGCCGTCAATCCGAAGCGGATGCCATCATCGGTGAGGCCGGTGATGATTGTGATACCGGTCGGAAAGCATCCCAGAGCTTGCCGGAAATCAACCGAGTCTTCCGGGCTCGTCCAGTCACTCACGACCATCATTCGGCTGCGGTCCTCGTCTTGAGTTCAGAGGTCAGCTTTTGAATGATGCGATGCTTGCCCGCGTCGTCGAGTTTTTCCAGCTCATTCATCAACACCGGTTCGTCGACTTTCCTATTCCACCAATCGATCGAACCGGCTCCAAAAAGTCCCCATTTCCCGATGATCTGCGCCGTGACTTCATTCGAAGGTCCCATGATCCAACCGGCTTTTGAATCTCGAAGTAAGCGTTCCAATTCGAGATCGCGCATATAGCCGCGCCCGCCGCAGGCTTGCAGCATCTTGTCGGAGACTTCGAAAGAGAAACGCGTCGCCAGAAACTTGGCCTGGAAACACCAGAGCGAGAATTTCGCGCGCGGCATAGCCTTGGGATCTTTGTAGTAGATGTCCCAACGTCCGCCGTCTGTCGCGTCATCCAGCGCTTTGGCGAGGGAATAGGCATAGAGGCGCGATGCCTGACCGTCCATGATCGCCCGCCCGAACGTATCCTGGATTGTCGGATAGTCGGCGACACGGCGGCCGAACTGCGCATGCGCCTTCCGTGTCACGTGTTTCTTGGCAACATCGATGCACGCAAGGCCAACGCCATTGTAGGCACCGGCGTATATCAGCATCGCTAACGGATCGATGGCTTCATCGTTCGACATGGCGCCGTCTCCCGGCCAGCCAACGATGCGCTCTCTCGGAATAATGGTGTCGATCTCGACGGGGCCGGACTGATTGCCGTGCATGCCCAAAGCGTCCCACTTGCCGGGCGATCCCATCACTTCGTCTTTGTAAAAGAGAAAGACGGAAAGATTGCCGTAGTTTCCGTCGAAATCGGGGCTCGTTGTTTGGGAGATGTACCAATCGGCGTAACCCGATGACGTCGTCCAAGCGGCCTTCTTGTGGACATGCCAGCCGCCTTCGACACGCTCCGCGCCCGACATCTTCGGATACCAGAAATGACCGCCAGTCTCAGGATCGGTATAGGAAGCCGTGCCAACGAGACACTCGCTGTCGATCCGCGATAGCAGCTTTTCGATTTCGGGATTGCCTTTGGCGCGGTAGACCAAGCCCGCAACCGCCACCATGTGCATCATGTAAATAAGCGCTGTCGATGGACAGCCGTAGCGTGCAATCGTCTCTGCAATCATCATGACGCCGACGTGGTTTTCTCCTCGCCCTCCGAATTCCTTCGGAGCGATCGCAGCTAAGAGGCGAAGTTTGGCGAGAGCTTCGAGATTGGCGCGTGGGTAGACATTCGTTTTGTCGGATTCGATTGCGTTCGGCCGCAGAACGTCGTGACAAACCTCAATCAATTCACGGCGGAGTTCTTTCTGCTCGGCAGTCAGCAGCCAATCCGGATCGAATTCCGCGTCCAGGCCGTAATAAGGGGCATCGCCCCACGTCGTCGTCATCATGCATCTCCCGGAAGAGCCAAGAGCTCGTTCTTCGCGGAAGATGATGCGGACGATCGCGCCGGCGGTCTCTCGGAAAATTGCTCAATTTCTAGTCAGCACAGCGCCTTACGGCGCCAATCTCGCGGACACATTCCAACTTGATCAAGGAAGACTTGGCCGAAGTGACTCTGACTGTCAAAGCCCACGCACGCAGCGACCTCGATAATTGTCATGTCACGCACCAGCAGCAGTTCCTTGGCGCGCTCAATGCGCAGGCCCACAAGCCAGCGATGCGGTGGCTTTCCGACGGCGGCTTTGAACGCCCTCACAAAATGAAATCGGCTCAGGCCGGCGGCGCTCGCGAGATCATCAAGCGAGATATCGTCTGCAAGGCGATCATGAACGAGCGAGAGGACACGGCGCAACTGCTTGGCAGTCAGCGCTCCGGCTCTATTTGTTGCTCCTTCAAAATTTCTTTGGCAATGGCGCAGCAGAATACGTCGCGCCAAAAGCTCCGCGGCCATATCGAAGAATATCGTCGAAATACTGCCGAAACGCGTCATTTCATCGGCAAGAGACAAGATGGTATGGCGTAGGTATACGTCATTGAATGCCATCCGATTCAGGATTTCTACGCGCCTTCTTCCAATGTCAGCAGCGACACCGTCGAGAAAATCCGCCCGCAGGAAAACATGGGCTTCTTCCGTCGGTTGATCCCAGCGCCAAATATTGCTTCGTCCCGCGGCCAAGATCATCGATTGGCCGGGCAGTACGCGCGCCTCGACTTTTTCGCCGCCAAGGCGAGCCTCAATGCGCAAGGGCCCCGATAACGTCACCGAGATATAGTGAAATGGCAGCTCTGGTGCTTCGACCTCTTCGGCTAAACCATCGAAATGAAAATGACCGACGGCAAGGACGGACGATGCCGCAAAACTTCGCTGGCGCGCGGGGCGCCCGCCCAGCTTGCCGATCCAAGCTTTCGCCGATGAAATATCGGACCGCTCATCACAGAGGAGATTTTTATCGGTCATTGCTTTCATCATATCGAAATTATGCCTTGCAAATTTCGATAGACAAGATGAAAATTTATGCACGAACAAGGAATGGCGGAATAAAGCAGTGAAACTCAACGACGGCTCGGCTGCTGCTTCGGACAGCCAAGATGAGGACCTGACGCCAACGCAGGTGGGCGCCGAGATTCGCGATCTTCGGAAGGCCAAGCGCCTGACGATCAAAGAACTCTCTCTGGCCGCATCGGTATCAGTCGGACACTTGAGCGAAATCGAGCGCGGCATCGCATCACCCAGCATCAAGACGCTCAAAGACATTGCGAAGGCACTTAGCGTCACGATCGGCTGGTTTCTTCATAATGCCGAGGGCTGCGATCCGGCCGAGCGGGAGCACATCGTCCGAGCGGATAATCGCCGTATCTTGCGTTTTGCCTCCGGCGTCACAGACGAATTGCTATCTCCGAACTTGCGCGGACAGCTCGAACTGGTGATGTCGCGCTTCCCCCCGGGCACCGCCGAAGCTGAGCCAGCTTACTCCCATCAAGGCGAAGAAGCGGGGCTCGTCCTTTCGGGCTCGTTCGAACTGTGGATCGGAGAACAACACTTCACGTTACAGGCAGGAGACAGCTTCAGCTTTCCGTCGACGACGCCACATCGCTATAGCAATCCCGGAGACGTCGAAGCCGTCGTTATTTGGGCGATCACACCACCCACGTACTGAGAGCAGGCCGAGCGGCGCGCAACTTAAATAAGAGCCGCCGTCAAATAATCGGAGGCGTGCAGGCGCAGGCAATGACGGCGACCGTTTTTCCGACATTGCGAAGGCGGTAAGGCACCCTGCCGAAAAGCTGGTAGCCGCCGCCTTTCGTCAGACGCCGCACCTCGCCGCCAGCTTCGACTTCGATCGAACCTTCAATGACGATAACTGCGGTTTCGCCCTCAAAGACAATCGGATCGTCACCTGTACCCGCGCCGGGCTTATAGCGCTCAATGAACATTTGAAGCTTCTTTTCACGGCGCTCACCCGCAAGCACACGGAGATCTGCTGCACCTCTCGAAACAACGGCCAGGTCCCCCTCGTCGTAGAAAAGTGCGTTTTTCTGCGAGACGGGTAAGGCGAAGAAATCGGCCAGCGAGATCGGGATCGACGTGAGCAAGCGATGAAGAGATGCGAGCGATGGAGCATGCGTCTCCTGCTCGATCATAGATACTGTAGCGTTCGTCACGCCGGCGCGCTTGGCAAGCTCTCGCTGGGAAAGGCCTGCGGCCTCCCGCACAGCCTTAAGCCTCGAACCGACCGCAAGCTCGCTTGCCTCTTCGCGGGAGCGTGTCTTCGTCTTGTCTTCACGTTTTGACGTTTTCGCTTGAGCCATCGTCATTCACTTCTGCGGCGCGCTTCTGATGCATCGCTTGCTTTGCCGAAGCAGCAAGACATCGTTCGTGATCACGTTTCAATCGGGCGGTCAACGGCTCGGCTAAGATAGAACAGAGCCGCTTGCCTGTTCAAATTTTTATGTCATTATGTTCGATAGTTTTAACGACCGTCGCTTTCAGCGTGAGAAGGAGGAGCGGCATGGCGGCTCAAAACGACTTTGCGTATTTGTCGAACAAGATCTACGTGGGCGGCGAATTTGTCGTCAGTCGGGCGACCGAGCATTTCAATGTTATCGATCCGGCGACCGAAGAAATTCTCGGATCGATTGCTGATTGCCCCGATGACGAAATCGACGAGGCTCTCGACATCGCAACTGCCGCCCGCAAAGTCTGGACGGCGATAGACGCCAGAAGCCGCGCCGTCATTTTGCATGAGATTGCTGCACTCCTTCGCAAAGACAAGCGCCCCTATGCCGAGTGCTTGACGCGCGAAGAAGGCAAGCCGTTCAAGGAATCGGCGGATGAGGTCTCCTGGTGTGCAACCGCGATTGATTACTATGCTGAGCTCGCTCGTCACGAGACCGGACGTCTTGCCGGCGCAACGGTTCCAGGACAATTCCATTTCAGCGTGAAAGAACCCCTCGGGACGATCGTCATCGTGCTGCCCTTCAATTATCCCCTCGTCCTTCTGTGCTGGGAGGCCGCTGCGGCTCTCGCCGCAGGGAATGCGGTCGTCATCAAGCCTCATGAGCAGACAAGCCTGACGACGCTCAAATTCATGGAAGTATTTACGGGACTTCCGCCAGG from Hyphomicrobium sp. MC1 harbors:
- a CDS encoding helix-turn-helix domain-containing protein translates to MAQAKTSKREDKTKTRSREEASELAVGSRLKAVREAAGLSQRELAKRAGVTNATVSMIEQETHAPSLASLHRLLTSIPISLADFFALPVSQKNALFYDEGDLAVVSRGAADLRVLAGERREKKLQMFIERYKPGAGTGDDPIVFEGETAVIVIEGSIEVEAGGEVRRLTKGGGYQLFGRVPYRLRNVGKTVAVIACACTPPII
- a CDS encoding acyl-CoA dehydrogenase family protein — its product is MMTTTWGDAPYYGLDAEFDPDWLLTAEQKELRRELIEVCHDVLRPNAIESDKTNVYPRANLEALAKLRLLAAIAPKEFGGRGENHVGVMMIAETIARYGCPSTALIYMMHMVAVAGLVYRAKGNPEIEKLLSRIDSECLVGTASYTDPETGGHFWYPKMSGAERVEGGWHVHKKAAWTTSSGYADWYISQTTSPDFDGNYGNLSVFLFYKDEVMGSPGKWDALGMHGNQSGPVEIDTIIPRERIVGWPGDGAMSNDEAIDPLAMLIYAGAYNGVGLACIDVAKKHVTRKAHAQFGRRVADYPTIQDTFGRAIMDGQASRLYAYSLAKALDDATDGGRWDIYYKDPKAMPRAKFSLWCFQAKFLATRFSFEVSDKMLQACGGRGYMRDLELERLLRDSKAGWIMGPSNEVTAQIIGKWGLFGAGSIDWWNRKVDEPVLMNELEKLDDAGKHRIIQKLTSELKTRTAAE
- a CDS encoding 2,4'-dihydroxyacetophenone dioxygenase family protein, yielding MTIITPVKTEYVTFDPPALGHLGMIPELVVPPPQDERIWVLLEPNVWFRPLFFDMSAGAHGEVLRVKKGGVLSRHRHPSPVHGFVLKGSWRYLEHTWRATEGSYVLEPPGETHTLTCDSGEEMQTVFFILGPTLYIDENDKVTLVEDNFQLIEACRAHYEAVGLGADFVNQFIR
- a CDS encoding helix-turn-helix domain-containing protein, giving the protein MSFTALFRHSLFVHKFSSCLSKFARHNFDMMKAMTDKNLLCDERSDISSAKAWIGKLGGRPARQRSFAASSVLAVGHFHFDGLAEEVEAPELPFHYISVTLSGPLRIEARLGGEKVEARVLPGQSMILAAGRSNIWRWDQPTEEAHVFLRADFLDGVAADIGRRRVEILNRMAFNDVYLRHTILSLADEMTRFGSISTIFFDMAAELLARRILLRHCQRNFEGATNRAGALTAKQLRRVLSLVHDRLADDISLDDLASAAGLSRFHFVRAFKAAVGKPPHRWLVGLRIERAKELLLVRDMTIIEVAACVGFDSQSHFGQVFLDQVGMCPRDWRRKALC
- a CDS encoding cupin domain-containing protein, whose translation is MKLNDGSAAASDSQDEDLTPTQVGAEIRDLRKAKRLTIKELSLAASVSVGHLSEIERGIASPSIKTLKDIAKALSVTIGWFLHNAEGCDPAEREHIVRADNRRILRFASGVTDELLSPNLRGQLELVMSRFPPGTAEAEPAYSHQGEEAGLVLSGSFELWIGEQHFTLQAGDSFSFPSTTPHRYSNPGDVEAVVIWAITPPTY
- a CDS encoding flavin reductase family protein, coding for MMVVSDWTSPEDSVDFRQALGCFPTGITIITGLTDDGIRFGLTASSFQSVSLAPPLVLYSVRRGAASIDLVKSSGTFCVNVLRDEHAELAKRFAAPVADRFHGIEWHSGGLGCPVLPDAIANFECRLWATYDGGDHEIVIGEVVALKRAPGGNPLVYFRGEFHPIIPLNER